One window from the genome of Diospyros lotus cultivar Yz01 chromosome 11, ASM1463336v1, whole genome shotgun sequence encodes:
- the LOC127812534 gene encoding non-specific lipid transfer protein GPI-anchored 7-like, whose amino-acid sequence MSYSKIWAMAAALALAAAAAGVAEGQSATETCASKLVPCQDYMNSTNPPAKCCDPLKEAITNDMKCLCNLYNSGLLPGLGIDLNQALLLPKRCKIPGDLNSCVKASAPSSSSNSSGTPPASSGEDKNGAMRIASIGISTTLIFWAFTEILY is encoded by the exons ATGAGCTATTCCAAGATCTGGGCCATGGCGGCGGCGCTGGCGCTGGCGGCAGCGGCTGCCGGAGTGGCGGAGGGGCAATCGGCGACGGAGACGTGCGCTTCGAAGCTCGTGCCCTGTCAGGATTACATGAACTCGACCAATCCGCCGGCGAAATGCTGCGACCCGCTGAAAGAGGCGATTACCAACGACATGAAATGCCTCTGCAATCTCTACAATTCAGGGTTGTTGCCTGGTCTCGGCATCGACCTCAACCAGGCCCTTCTTCTTCCCAAGCGCTGCAAGATCCCCGGCGACCTCAACTCCTGCGTCAAAG CCTCAGCTCCATCTTCCTCTTCCAACTCATCGGGGACACCTCCAG CAAGCTCTGGAGAAGATAAGAATGGAGCCATGAGGATTGCATCGATTGGAATATCTACCACGCTCATTTTCTGGGCTTTTACTGAGATACTGTACTAG